The following proteins come from a genomic window of Daphnia carinata strain CSIRO-1 chromosome 8, CSIRO_AGI_Dcar_HiC_V3, whole genome shotgun sequence:
- the LOC130703715 gene encoding uncharacterized protein LOC130703715, which yields MKVVFLASIFVFAAYTSVCHGLPTPEVDPYRYKTGIDIQRTGADWRKVGTVDKPHNMGFPEKNGKGGPNYPDTFFGAYRMNPNYRSEDDPLYFWLAQVPKQTPYNPIPYAVYYQLSADDVAVYDNGISY from the exons ATGAAG GTCGTCTTTCTGGCATCGATATTTGTGTTTGCTGCGTATACGTCCGTCTGTCACGGATTACCTACGCCAGAAGTTGATCCTTAT AGATACAAGACGGGGATAGACATTCAACGAACAGGGGCGGACTGGAGAAAGGTCGGTACAGTCGATAAACCGCACAACATGGGATTTCCCGAAAAGAACGGCAAAGGAGGGCCAAACTATCCGGATACTTTCTTCGGGGCTTACCGGATGAATCCCAACTACCGATCCGAGGATGATCCATTGTATTTTTGGCTGGCACAAGTTCCTAAGCAGACACCGTACAATCCAATTCCATACGCTGTTTATTATCAGTTAAGTGCTGATGATGTAGCTGTTTACGACAACGGTATTTCGTACTAG
- the LOC130703711 gene encoding uncharacterized protein LOC130703711, producing the protein MDKIIQQKDDQIMKLQAQLLEQHKILDNSKAKDAQILSLQAQLGEKNKLERNSFQTVKEVFPNSSLTEHEDELALGEHSQLFSPPPDSVLKLNSVSAALKELLVISPCSEGSEQLWDRIWAENGCGTETQKQHGFNIKHELGTFRFFVYRKSIFNAIILHSQNFSGGSSQVWKCYRMEE; encoded by the exons atggataagataatacaacaaaaggatg atcaaattatgaagctgcaggcccaattattggaacaacacaaaatattagataacagcaaagctaaggatg ctcaaattttgagtctacaagctcagctaggggaaaagaacaaattggaacgcaacagtttccaaacagtgaaggaggtttttccaaactcatccctaactgaacatgaggatgaattggcattaggcgaacacagtcag ttattcagtccaccacctgacagtgtgttaaagttaaattctgttagtgctgcactaaaagaattgttagtaataagtccatgcagcgaaggaagtgaacaattgtgggaccgtatttgggctgaaaatgggtgtggtacggaaacccagaaacaGCACgggttcaacataaaacatgaattaggtacttttcggttttttgtctatcgaaaaagtatttttaatgctattattttgcattcacagaattttagtgggggatcaagtcaagtctggaagtgttacaggatggaagagtga
- the LOC130704236 gene encoding cuticle protein 7-like — MKFLVIAVLVAVALADKPANKRATPAYKPAPAYPAPAYPAPGYSKSYDYPAQPYSFAYDVKDDPSYNNFGHQENADGKAVSGSYQVVLPDGRTQIYTYKDDGYGLVASVKTEGAIKTYDYKPAYTASAYPAPYSPKY; from the exons atgaag TTCTTGGTTATCGCCGTCTTGGTGGCTGTTGCCTTGGCTGACAAGCCGGCTAATAAACGGGCCACTCCGGCTTACAAACCCGCACCAGCTTACCCTGCTCCGGCGTACCCTGCTCCGGGTTACAGCAAGAGTTACGATTAC CCCGCCCAGCCTTACAGTTTTGCGTACGACGTGAAGGATGATCCTTCTTACAACAACTTTGGTCATCAAGAAAATGCTGATGGTAAAGCTGTGTCTGGATCTTACCAAGTTGTCCTGCCCGATGGTCGCACTCAGATCTACACCTACAAGGACGATGGTTACGGCTTGGTAGCTAGCGTCAAAACCGAAGGTGCAATCAAGACCTACGATTATAAGCCAGCCTACACGGCCTCCGCCTACCCTGCTCCGTACTCTCCTAAATACTAA
- the LOC130704176 gene encoding cuticle protein 7-like, which yields MNNSIIVVICCLAVASAANYYAESRALETTQTPIDTERTEVPPSSPATDDLAVKVYSFFCEVKHEESKNDYSHAESSDGKVVQGKYYVQLPDGRRQTVEYVADSNGYVPQVKYEGEAKYPEFQPARTSRIASY from the exons ATGAACAAC TCCATCATCGTCGTTATTTGCTGCCTGGCCGTCGCATCTGCCGCAAACTACTACGCTGAATCACGAGCTTTAGAAACAACTCAAACGCCAATCGATACTGAACGT ACCGAAGTGCCTCCAAGTTCGCCCGCCACGGACGATCTGGCCGTTAAGGTGTACAGTTTCTTTTGCGAAGTGAAACACGAGGAAAGCAAGAACGATTATTCGCACGCTGAATCATCTGATGGCAAGGTGGTTCAAGGAAAGTATTACGTCCAGCTTCCCGACGGACGTCGTCAGACTGTCGAGTACGTGGCCGATTCAAACGGATACGTGCCTCAAGTGAAGTACGAAGGCGAGGCCAAGTATCCCGAATTCCAGCCTGCCCGTACATCCCGAATTGCAAGctattaa
- the LOC130704235 gene encoding uncharacterized protein LOC130704235 encodes MNQLVIFAALIASTLAYGRYRPNYHSLRESTPYEFEYDVNDGDNQHGHRQRSDGRVTSGSYRVALPDGRTQIVTYRADHNGYNADVTYEDSDYNPTRLTYRPAAPQSYYPLAPSSYYPPAPSSYYPPAPTSYNPPAPQPLIFRTPSHYQQSPLPKPLIFRAPSSTSPVVGEQVRPFYTSPAVPPFGAPALQDYVASQEASPAPVPLLFRNNVAYKVTPHAAYRDRIPLEYRPAFAKRSLPIDLWNETSILDVLPSPAEVEAEVNVVQDNEEVNPAADVVQVAAESPKAEANEGLGYATSDDADLLPEAFEAPEARTDSPSDSDVIEFDDLPFPLPLPLAFRSYAV; translated from the exons atgaatcaa CTGGTGATCTTTGCGGCTCTGATAGCTTCCACTTTGGCTTACGGTCGTTATCGTCCTAACTAC CACTCGCTGAGAGAGTCCACGCCTTACGAGTTCGAGTATGACGTCAACGACGGTGACAATCAGCACGGCCATCGGCAACGGAGCGACGGTCGTGTCACGTCGGGATCGTATCGCGTCGCTCTACCTGACGGCCGTACGCAAATCGTTACCTACCGGGCTGATCATAACGGATACAACGCCGACGTGACTTACGAAGACTCCGATTATAATCCTACCCGGTTGACTTACCGCCCCGCTGCCCCGCAATCCTATTACCCGCTTGCCCCGTCAAGTTACTACCCACCTGCCCCGTCAAGTTACTACCCGCCTGCCCCGACCAGTTACAACCCGCCTGCTCCTCAACCTTTGATTTTCAGGACACCTTCTCATTACCAACAGTCACCTTTGCCTAAGCCACTGATTTTTAGGGCCCCTTCTAGCACTTCTCCAGTTGTTGGAGAACAGGTCAGGCCGTTCTACACATCGCCGGCCGTCCCCCCGTTCGGAGCTCCAGCCCTGCAAGATTACGTTGCATCGCAGGAAGCTTCTCCGGCCCctgttcctcttcttttcaGGAACAACGTCGCTTACAAAGTGACCCCGCACGCCGCCTACAGGGACCGCATTCCGCTTGAATACAGGCCGGCCTTCGCTAAACGATCGCTGCCCATCGATCTGTGGAACGAGACGTCCATCCTTGACGTTCTGCCCAGTCCGGCGGAAGTAGAGGCGGAAGTCAACGTCGTCCAAGACAACGAAGAAGTTAATCCCGCTGCTGACGTCGTCCAAGTAGCGGCCGAATCGCCTAAAGCTGAGGCAAACGAAGGATTGGGTTACGCAACGTCAGACGATGCGGACCTCCTGCCCGAGGCATTTGAAGCACCTGAAGCTCGAACGGATTCTCCGTCCGATTCGGACGTGATCGAATTCGATGATCTTCCGTTTCCCCTTCCATTGCCGTTAGCCTTTAGGTCTTATgctgtttaa
- the LOC130704256 gene encoding uncharacterized protein LOC130704256, whose amino-acid sequence MKIAILLVLLGLAKAQIQLGSQKRDALFWNAYPNYPVLQRVTRAQPAIYPPGKTWPDHYERPYSPQPYSFAYDVNDGYNNYGHQQQSDGYVTSGSYRVLLPDGRTQIVQFRADKNGYVADVKYEVSLFKPASPSYRPPVAPVYKTNAGQGNKAAWTAFTAYQPATKKPSYKADLIAALGYKTKAAMPSIAAGQQAAIDPQYKRPAAVPEYHNREHKTASVASAPVYRDANVPAYSRPVVVTVPEYRPPAPAAPTVQVYRVPADREKKAPTAYKIPAKPSVPVYRPAAAPEYKTAATPVYKVPETPSATYRPPPTTPAYKPREAYTTSPSIQAPPVYESSTPAPRPTWTALRYAVPETSTASSHEAPYNAPATTEYPVAVTTPAYRPPAPVYEVTTVLAELSTTPSYQNYAAPWTAFRATEAPYQPPVVPSYVPSTTVNSVRPSYETSTQTYSNEAGPTPPDVPAVYPNPELSSTYEPSAWTERPSVYVPAEETYTTPKPEINDVTTTVTPVPAVYEAPTTDATRSPWAGFRLTPEVPLYVAPTTYRPLNPPVYKVPDVRVYEQKTSPSGPAWNAWTAFRSAPARPSAGRPSYEVSTTPAYKLPPPLIYRNRKA is encoded by the exons ATGAAG ATTGCGATTCTGCTTGTCCTTTTGGGTTTGGCCAAGGCTCAAATTCAATTAGGATCACAGAAAAGAGATGCACTATTTTGGAATGCTTATCCTAATTATCCCGTGCTTCAACGAGTGACACGAGCCCAACCGGCCATCTACCCGCCAGGAAAGACCTGGCCCGATCATTACGAACGCCCTTAC agccCTCAACCTTATAGCTTTGCGTACGACGTTAATGATGGCTACAACAATTACGGGCATCAGCAGCAGAGCGACGGTTACGTCACTTCCGGTTCGTATCGAGTGCTGCTGCCCGACGGCCGCACACAGATCGTTCAATTCAGGGCGGACAAGAACGGCTACGTGGCCGATGTGAAGTACGAGGTGTCCCTTTTCAAGCCGGCCTCGCCGTCTTACAGGCCGCCTGTTGCCCCTGTGTACAAAACCAACGCTGGGCAGGGCAACAAAGCGGCCTGGACGGCCTTTACGGCCTACCAGCCGGCCACTAAGAAACCGTCCTACAAAGCTGATCTGATCGCGGCCCTCGGCTATAAAACGAAGGCGGCCATGCCTTCCATCGCGGCCGGTCAACAAGCTGCGATCGATCCGCAGTACAAGAGGCCAGCGGCTGTTCCAGAATACCACAACAGAGAGCATAAAACAGCGTCGGTTGCATCCGCTCCGGTCTATCGAGATGCCAATGTTCCAGCGTATTCACGTCCGGTTGTTGTAACCGTACCGGAGTACAGACCTCCGGCTCCAGCGGCTCCTACCGTTCAAGTTTATCGAGTTCCAGCCGATCGGGAGAAGAAGGCCCCAACTGCTTACAAGATTCCGGCTAAGCCCTCTGTTCCAGTTTACAGGCCAGCAGCTGCACCGGAATACAAAACGGCTGCCACGCCAGTTTACAAAGTTCCAGAAACTCCATCCGCCACGTACCGGCCACCACCAACTACCCCGGCGTATAAGCCAAGAGAAGCTTACACAACTAGCCCTTCTATCCAAGCCCCTCCCGTTTACGAATCATCTACTCCGGCACCCCGTCCAACCTGGACAGCCTTGCGGTATGCAGTTCCAGAAACGTCCACTGCCTCATCACACGAAGCTCCTTACAACGCCCCAGCCACAACTGAGTATCCAGTTGCCGTTACTACCCCGGCCTACAG GCCTCCTGCGCCAGTTTACGAAGTGACGACCGTTCTAGCTGAACTATCAACTACACCGTCCTATCAGAATTACGCTGCTCCCTGGACAGCTTTCAGAGCTACAGAGGCTCCATACCAACCACCTGTGGTACCTTCGTACGTCCCTTCAACGACCGTCAACAGCGTCCGCCCGTCTTACGAAACATCAACGCAAACATATTCGAACGAAGCGGGACCAACTCCTCCCGACGTACCTGCTGTTTATCCTAACCCGGAGCTTTCCTCTACTTACGAGCCATCCGCATGGACGGAACGGCCTTCCGTTTACGTTCCAGCCGAGGAAACGTACACGACGCCCAAACCAGAAATCAATGACGTCACTACTACCGTGACTCCCGTTCCAGCTGTTTACGAAGCCCCTACTACCGATGCAACTCGATCTCCGTGGGCTGGATTCCGGCTCACGCCGGAAGTCCCTTTGTACGTCGCTCCGACCACTTACAGGCCCCTCAATCCGCCCGTCTACAAAGTGCCGGACGTTCGTGTTTACGAACAGAAAACTTCACCATCCGGACCGGCGTGGAACGCTTGGACCGCCTTCCGTTCTGCTCCTGCTCGTCCATCAGCCGGTCGCCCTAGTTACGAAGTTTCAACTACTCCCGCTTACAAATTGCCGCCACCGTTGATCTACAGAAATCGAAAAGCTTAA
- the LOC130704317 gene encoding adhesive plaque matrix protein-like isoform X1, whose translation MKVLMVSCLMAVIVQIQATGYEAKSYPSYPSAAYYPAHSADKSRQEQSGEPYSFGYHIKDDPSYNVFGQDEKSDGKRVSGSYYVQLPDGRHQTVNYKDDGYGYVADVTYGDVKYPSAPSYTKYKRQVKYNDDVPSYPSTLFYPTTPYYRPSPSYPARYNDVPSYPAQYKDVPSYPKNY comes from the exons atgaag gTTTTAATGGTTTCCTGTTTGATGGCCGTCATCGTTCAAATTCAAGCAACTGGATATGAAGCCAAGTCTTATCCGTCATATCCTTCTGCGGCTTATTATCCTGCGCATTCAGCAGATAAATCACGGCAAGAA CAAAGCGGGGAGCCTTACTCATTTGGTTATCATATCAAAGATGACCCATCTTACAATGTGTTTGGCCAGGATGAGAAGAGCGATGGCAAGAGAGTATCGGGTTCCTATTATGTCCAGTTGCCGGACGGTCGTCATCAGACGGTCAATTACAAGGACGACGGTTACGGTTATGTAGCTGACGTCACATACGGAGACGTCAAGTACCCCAGCGCTCCGTCCTACACCAAGTACAAGCGCCAAGTCAAATATAATGACGATGTCCCTTCCTATCCCAGTACCCTTTTCTATCCAACGACACCTTACTATCGCCCTTCTCCATCCTACCCCGCACGGTACAACGACGTTCCTTCCTACCCCGCACAGTACAAAGACGTTCCTTCCTACCCCaaaaattattag
- the LOC130704317 gene encoding adhesive plaque matrix protein-like isoform X2, whose translation MKVLMVSCLMAVIVQIQATGYEAKSYPSYPSAAYYPAHSADKSRQEDEKSDGKRVSGSYYVQLPDGRHQTVNYKDDGYGYVADVTYGDVKYPSAPSYTKYKRQVKYNDDVPSYPSTLFYPTTPYYRPSPSYPARYNDVPSYPAQYKDVPSYPKNY comes from the exons atgaag gTTTTAATGGTTTCCTGTTTGATGGCCGTCATCGTTCAAATTCAAGCAACTGGATATGAAGCCAAGTCTTATCCGTCATATCCTTCTGCGGCTTATTATCCTGCGCATTCAGCAGATAAATCACGGCAAGAA GATGAGAAGAGCGATGGCAAGAGAGTATCGGGTTCCTATTATGTCCAGTTGCCGGACGGTCGTCATCAGACGGTCAATTACAAGGACGACGGTTACGGTTATGTAGCTGACGTCACATACGGAGACGTCAAGTACCCCAGCGCTCCGTCCTACACCAAGTACAAGCGCCAAGTCAAATATAATGACGATGTCCCTTCCTATCCCAGTACCCTTTTCTATCCAACGACACCTTACTATCGCCCTTCTCCATCCTACCCCGCACGGTACAACGACGTTCCTTCCTACCCCGCACAGTACAAAGACGTTCCTTCCTACCCCaaaaattattag